The Geothermobacter hydrogeniphilus genome segment GGGAGGCGTTGGCGGTCAGGGGACCGCAGGGTGTGGCGAATACGTCCCACAATCTTTCCACGTCCGGGAATATCGCTCCGTCCAATAATGAGGACGAAATCTGCGTTTTCTGCCATACCCCGCATGGCAGCAGTACCGATGGCCCCTTGTGGAACCGGAACAATTCTTCTGTGGTCTACACCCATTACACCAGTTCGACTTTATCAACATTCGTGGCCAGCACCCGGACCGCCAATGTCAATCCCGAATCGATGCTTTGCCTCAGTTGCCATGACGGCAGTATTTCCATGTACACGGTTATCAATCCGACCAATGACGTCGGCCAACCGACTCCGGCTGTCGGTGACGGAACCATGCGCGATGGATTTTTGAACATCCAGGGACCGAAGATCGGCCAGGGTCGGAATCCCGACGGAACGGTCAACCCGGTCAGCAATGACCTGTCTGACGACCATCCGATTTCCTTTAAATACCAGGCGGTTCATGATGATACCAGCAAGAACAATGCCGCGCGCCTGCACACGATTGCCGAGGCCGAGGCCGCCGGTGTCCGGTTTCTGCCGGAAAATGCCCCTGATGCGGATAAGCGGGTCGAGTGTTCCTCGTGCCATGATCCTCATGTCGATTATGGTA includes the following:
- a CDS encoding cytochrome c3 family protein, whose translation is MKINKVIMLLGCVALAVAVFAGEALAVRGPQGVANTSHNLSTSGNIAPSNNEDEICVFCHTPHGSSTDGPLWNRNNSSVVYTHYTSSTLSTFVASTRTANVNPESMLCLSCHDGSISMYTVINPTNDVGQPTPAVGDGTMRDGFLNIQGPKIGQGRNPDGTVNPVSNDLSDDHPISFKYQAVHDDTSKNNAARLHTIAEAEAAGVRFLPENAPDADKRVECSSCHDPHVDYGIFTGDPNYKPFLITPNTGSALCLACHIK